One window of the Trifolium pratense cultivar HEN17-A07 linkage group LG2, ARS_RC_1.1, whole genome shotgun sequence genome contains the following:
- the LOC123905965 gene encoding nucleobase-ascorbate transporter 6 — MAGGGGGGGGGGAPAKSDEPQPHPPKDQLPNISYCITSPPPWPEAILLGFQHFLVMLGTTVLIPTALVPQMGGGNAEKAKVIETLLFVAGINTLVQTLFGSRLPAVIGGSYTYVPTTISIILAGRFSGEPDPIEKFKKIMRAVQGALIVASTLQIVLGFSGLWRNVARFLSPLSAVPLVSLVGFGLYELGFPGVAKCIEIGLPELILLVFVSQYVPHVLHSGKNIFDRFAVLFTIVIVWIYAHLLTVGGAYNGAAPKTQASCRTDRAGLIDAAPWIRVPYPFQWGAPTFDAGEAFAMMMASFVALVESSGAFIAVYRYASATPLPPSILSRGIGWQGVGILLSGLFGTISGSSVSVENAGLLALTRVGSRRVVQISAGFMIFFSILGKFGAVFASIPPAIVAALYCLFFAYVGAGGISFLQFCNLNSFRTKFILGFSIFLGLSIPQYFNEYTAINGFGPVHTGGRWFNDIINVPFQSKAFVAGVVAYFLDNTLHKKDSSIRKDRGKHWWDKYKSFKGDTRSEEFYSLPFNLNKYFPSV; from the exons ATGgcaggaggaggaggaggaggaggaggtggaGGAGCTCCAGCTAAATCAGATGAACCACAACCACATCCACCAAAGGATCAACTTCCCAATATTTCTTACTGCATTACTAGTCCTCCACCATGGC CTGAGGCCATACTTCTTGGTTTTCAACATTTTCTGGTGATGCTCGGTACAACTGTGCTCATTCCAACTGCTCTTGTTCCTCAGATGGGAGGTGGAAAT GCGGAGAAGGCTAAAGTTATTGAAACACTACTTTTTGTTGCCGGTATTAACACATTGGTGCAAACACTCTTTGGATCTCGACTACCTGCAGTAATCGGAGGGTCTTATACTTATGTGCCAACCACAATCTCAATAATTCTTGCTGGTCGATTCAGCGGTGAACCAGATCCGATAGAG AAATTCAAGAAGATAATGAGGGCAGTGCAGGGTGCTCTTATTGTTGCCTCAACTCTTCAAATAGTACTAGGCTTTAGTGGCCTTTGGCGTAACGTTGCAAG GTTCTTAAGTCCACTTTCAGCGGTTCCATTGGTTTCTCTTGTTGGTTTTGGGTTGTACGAGTTAGGTTTTCCTGGG GTTGCTAAGTGTATAGAGATTGGACTGCCGGAGCTTATTTTGCTAGTATTTGTTTCACAG TATGTGCCCCATGTGTTACATTCCGGGAAAAATATCTTTGACCGGTTTGCTGTTTTATTTACAATTGTAATTGTGTGGATATATGCTCATCTACTCACTGTTGGAGGGGCCTATAACGGTGCTGCACCAAAAACACAGGCATCCTGCCGCACTGATCGTGCTGGACTTATCGATGCTGCTCCTTG GATCAGAGTTCCATATCCCTTTCAATGGGGAGCACCTACATTTGATGCAGGCGAAGCATTTGCTATGATGATGGCATCTTTCGTTGCTCTTGTAGAG TCCAGCGGAGCTTTCATTGCTGTATATAGGTATGCAAGTGCAACACCATTACCGCCTTCTATTCTTAGTCGGGGTATTGGTTGGCAG GGAGTCGGCATTCTGTTATCAGGATTGTTTGGAACAATTAGTGGATCGTCCGTGTCTGT AGAAAATGCAGGTCTTTTGGCTTTGACACGTGTTGGCAGTAGAAGAGTTGTGCAGATATCTGCTGGATTCAtgattttcttttcaattctCG GAAAATTTGGAGCAGTGTTCGCCTCTATCCCACCTGCAATCGTTGCTGCACTGTACTGCTTATTCTTTGCATATGTTG GTGCTGGAGGTATTAGCTTTCTTCAGTTCTGCAACCTTAACAGTTTTAGAACAAAGTTCATATTAGGCTTCTCTATATTCTTGGGATTGTCTATACCACAGTACTTCAATGAGTATACAGCAATTAATGGCTTTGGTCCAGTCCACACAGGCGGAAGATGG TTCAATGATATAATTAATGTCCCATTTCAATCAAAAGCATTTGTTGCGGGTGTTGTGGCATATTTCCTAGACAACACATTACATAAGAAGGATTCATCCATTAGAAAGGACAGAGGCAAACATTGGTGGGACAAGTACAAATCCTTCAAGGGTGACACAAGAAGTGAGGAGTTCTATTCACTGCCTTTCAatctaaacaaatattttccaTCTGTTTAA